In Deltaproteobacteria bacterium, one genomic interval encodes:
- a CDS encoding acyl-CoA thioesterase → MHRTFSTRTRVRFAETDASGIVYYNNYFVYFEVGRIEMFRELGLPYDWRIPIAETHCRFRASARFDELLEVHSFVEEVRSKGFRIGHRVHRVDGPDEGLALLAEGYTAMVHVGEDRRPRLLPTEFRAALDAALAGVDSSRIE, encoded by the coding sequence GTGCACCGCACCTTCTCGACGCGCACGCGCGTGCGTTTTGCCGAGACCGACGCCTCCGGCATCGTCTACTACAACAATTACTTCGTGTACTTCGAAGTGGGCCGGATCGAGATGTTCCGCGAGCTCGGCCTGCCCTACGACTGGCGCATCCCGATCGCCGAGACGCACTGCCGCTTCCGCGCCTCGGCCCGCTTCGACGAGCTGCTCGAGGTGCACTCCTTCGTCGAGGAGGTCCGCAGCAAGGGCTTTCGCATCGGACACCGGGTGCATCGCGTGGACGGTCCGGACGAAGGGCTCGCGCTCCTGGCCGAGGGCTACACTGCGATGGTTCACGTCGGCGAGGACCGCCGCCCGCGGCTCCTGCCGACGGAGTTTCGCGCCGCGCTCGACGCCGCCCTTGCGGGGGTCGACTCCTCCCGAATAGAATAG
- a CDS encoding SCO family protein: MTTQTLEDRRTRPLVWVQHVLSSWRLPIFVLSLLLFLNLLLLALLLLPASGSKLGAFAEDFRIWCFGYDPLTGRHSVTQIVAVFSEPVILALIIVGVWWTPLKGLLAGPKRAALPWVGAALALAVGAAVLVTTMERTQAGGPQPFPAERLRVALHPPAFELTNHTGEKLSLAALKGKVVLITAVYATCGHTCPMILGQAKRAVAKLSAAEKRDLRVIGITLDPERDDPKAMASMAAGQEVEAPLFNLLSGESKLVNRILDELQVARKRDKKTGVIDHANVFFVLDRRGKIAYRLTLGPQQERWLGSALKVLLRES; the protein is encoded by the coding sequence ATGACCACGCAGACCCTCGAAGATCGGCGGACCCGCCCGCTGGTCTGGGTGCAGCACGTCCTGTCGAGCTGGCGCCTGCCGATCTTCGTCCTTTCGCTCTTGCTCTTCCTCAACCTGCTCCTGCTCGCGCTGCTGCTTCTGCCCGCCTCGGGCAGCAAGCTCGGCGCCTTCGCCGAGGACTTCCGCATCTGGTGCTTCGGCTACGATCCTCTGACGGGGCGCCACAGCGTGACCCAGATCGTGGCCGTCTTCAGCGAGCCGGTGATTCTCGCGCTCATCATCGTGGGGGTGTGGTGGACGCCGCTCAAGGGCCTGCTCGCGGGGCCCAAGCGCGCGGCCCTGCCCTGGGTGGGAGCGGCCCTGGCCCTCGCGGTGGGGGCGGCGGTGCTGGTCACCACCATGGAGCGGACCCAGGCCGGCGGTCCGCAGCCCTTTCCCGCGGAGAGGTTGCGGGTGGCGCTCCATCCGCCCGCCTTCGAGCTCACGAATCACACGGGTGAGAAGCTGAGCCTTGCGGCGCTGAAGGGGAAGGTCGTCCTGATCACCGCCGTCTACGCCACGTGCGGCCACACCTGCCCCATGATCCTCGGGCAGGCCAAGCGCGCGGTGGCCAAGCTCTCGGCCGCCGAGAAGAGGGACCTACGGGTCATCGGCATCACGCTCGACCCCGAGCGGGACGACCCGAAGGCCATGGCCTCGATGGCGGCCGGTCAGGAGGTCGAGGCGCCGCTCTTCAACCTGCTCTCCGGAGAGTCGAAGCTCGTGAACCGCATCCTCGATGAGCTCCAGGTGGCTCGCAAGCGCGACAAGAAGACGGGCGTGATCGATCACGCGAACGTCTTCTTCGTCCTTGACCGCCGTGGCAAGATTGCCTACCGGTTGACCCTCGGACCGCAGCAGGAGCGGTGGCTGGGAAGCGCGCTGAAGGTCTTGCTGCGAGAAAGCTAG
- a CDS encoding helix-turn-helix domain-containing protein — protein sequence MVVAGRLRTHPVLSVAEAALQLRRNPARVRAMIAAGLLDADKIGGRWLVHADSVERRREAQVQPGRLFSARRAWGVLFIAAGMRPDWLAPSELSRLRRRVREVSLEDLSPRLRSRAVLHGLRAHPSDLPRIAENRSLVRAGISAAPQYGVDLAPSAGMLDGYLPAKRLAPLVKKYALQPGPKPNLILRVVQGTWPFEAGIAMAPAVVVGLDLFESDDPRLRRAGRELLRRAR from the coding sequence ATGGTCGTTGCTGGCCGCTTACGCACACATCCCGTTCTCTCCGTAGCAGAAGCAGCCCTCCAGCTCCGGCGGAATCCGGCCCGGGTTCGGGCGATGATCGCGGCCGGGCTTCTCGACGCGGACAAGATCGGGGGCCGATGGCTGGTCCACGCCGATAGCGTCGAGCGGCGACGGGAAGCGCAGGTTCAGCCGGGACGACTCTTCAGCGCCAGGAGGGCCTGGGGGGTTCTCTTCATCGCGGCCGGGATGCGTCCCGACTGGCTGGCCCCATCGGAGCTCTCGCGGCTCAGGCGCCGAGTGAGGGAGGTCTCCCTCGAGGATCTTTCGCCTCGGCTGCGTAGCCGGGCCGTGCTTCATGGGCTGCGGGCTCATCCCTCCGACCTGCCGCGAATCGCCGAAAACCGCTCCCTCGTGCGCGCTGGGATCAGCGCTGCCCCTCAATACGGCGTGGACCTCGCTCCCTCCGCCGGCATGCTGGACGGGTATCTCCCGGCCAAGCGCTTGGCCCCCCTCGTCAAGAAGTACGCCCTCCAGCCCGGCCCGAAGCCCAATCTGATTCTGCGCGTCGTACAGGGCACGTGGCCGTTCGAGGCCGGCATCGCCATGGCTCCCGCGGTTGTCGTTGGCCTGGATCTGTTCGAGTCGGATGACCCTCGCCTCCGGCGGGCCGGCCGGGAGTTGCTGCGGAGGGCGCGATGA
- a CDS encoding hydrogenase iron-sulfur subunit — protein MLDKVPCDDASAPDGAAPSSATETASPPPGEPKLPPLPGPVVKHTSAMPPVRGQVLLKPVDRGLTWLADLVRRAVPDEVNPVIQTGAVANISLLIACATGVLLLIWYSSSVHQAHESLEAMRQAPLTAQLVRSLHRYSSDACMLFVVLHASQYFFARRFTGARWLAWITGLFLIGSLWFVGWLGYWLVWDERGKQVALASAKLLDVLPIFADPLGRSFLTDSSVNSLLFFMVFFFHMLLPLGMGIALWLHITRCSRPNFLGTWKLAAWVLGSLVVLSLVLPAFSVGPAKMLAPPTKHGIDWWYLMPIAFADRLSGGMLWALTLLVSLVLYGAPWWMRKARVRPAVVSEEACTSCEKCYNDCPYGAISMVPRSDGRNYPSRAQVDPSRCVGCGICAGSCDSAGIGLPWLPVWDQRRRIESWVEEQTAGEKKPYLALVCAESAGQGLSVEPESGACSELPGYRVLPIPCSGWVHPLSIERALKRGAEGVLVVGCSPGGCRYREGGAWTELRLAGQREPVLRHDKVDAARVRFLRLDSPERGRLVEEARAFREGRLSSQRRSVSRMRSVPAGAAIAAALGAVTFLPSDLAYSTPPRTSAELLVSVKHPGRAGDQCRKVSPEELAKLPPHMRRPTICERGRASVRVRVSVDGRVLLERPFAPRGIFGDGNSIAIERFPVASGKHRVVVELGETRDPKEWSFRSEKEVTFEGLVRRVVLYDRLAGFTWH, from the coding sequence TTGCTCGACAAAGTCCCCTGCGACGACGCGAGCGCCCCCGACGGCGCGGCGCCCAGCTCCGCCACGGAAACCGCTTCGCCCCCCCCCGGGGAGCCGAAGCTGCCGCCCTTGCCCGGGCCCGTCGTCAAGCACACGAGCGCCATGCCGCCGGTTCGGGGCCAGGTCTTGCTCAAACCGGTCGACCGGGGCCTGACCTGGCTCGCCGACCTCGTGCGTCGCGCGGTCCCCGACGAGGTGAACCCGGTGATCCAGACCGGCGCCGTGGCGAACATCTCGTTGCTCATCGCCTGCGCCACGGGAGTCCTGCTGCTCATCTGGTACAGCTCGAGCGTGCACCAGGCGCACGAGTCGCTCGAGGCCATGCGCCAGGCGCCGCTCACCGCGCAGCTCGTGCGCTCCCTCCATCGCTACAGCTCCGACGCCTGCATGCTCTTCGTGGTGCTCCACGCGTCCCAGTACTTTTTCGCGCGCCGCTTCACGGGGGCGCGGTGGCTGGCCTGGATCACGGGGCTCTTCCTCATCGGCTCGCTCTGGTTCGTGGGCTGGCTCGGCTACTGGCTGGTCTGGGACGAGCGGGGCAAGCAGGTGGCGCTGGCCTCGGCGAAGCTGCTCGACGTGCTCCCCATCTTCGCCGACCCGCTCGGCCGGTCGTTTCTCACCGACTCGAGCGTCAACTCGCTCCTCTTCTTCATGGTCTTCTTCTTCCACATGCTCCTGCCGCTCGGCATGGGCATCGCACTCTGGCTGCACATCACGCGCTGCAGTCGGCCGAACTTCCTCGGTACCTGGAAGCTGGCGGCGTGGGTCCTGGGCTCGCTGGTGGTGCTGTCGCTCGTGCTGCCGGCCTTCAGCGTCGGCCCGGCGAAGATGCTCGCGCCCCCGACGAAGCACGGCATCGACTGGTGGTACCTCATGCCCATCGCCTTCGCCGACCGGCTGAGCGGCGGGATGCTCTGGGCGCTCACCCTGCTCGTCTCGCTCGTGCTCTACGGCGCCCCGTGGTGGATGCGCAAGGCGCGGGTGCGGCCGGCGGTGGTCAGCGAGGAGGCCTGCACCTCCTGCGAGAAGTGCTACAACGACTGCCCCTACGGCGCGATCTCCATGGTGCCGCGCAGCGACGGTCGGAACTACCCGAGCCGCGCGCAGGTCGACCCGAGCCGCTGCGTGGGCTGCGGCATCTGTGCCGGGTCGTGCGACTCGGCGGGGATCGGGCTGCCGTGGTTGCCAGTCTGGGATCAGCGTCGCCGCATCGAGTCCTGGGTCGAGGAGCAGACCGCAGGGGAGAAGAAGCCCTACCTGGCGCTCGTGTGCGCCGAGTCGGCGGGCCAGGGGCTCTCCGTGGAGCCGGAGAGCGGCGCGTGCAGCGAGCTGCCGGGCTACCGCGTGCTGCCCATCCCGTGCTCGGGCTGGGTGCATCCGCTGTCGATCGAGCGGGCGCTGAAGCGCGGCGCGGAGGGCGTGCTCGTGGTCGGCTGCAGCCCCGGCGGCTGCCGGTACCGCGAGGGGGGAGCCTGGACCGAGCTGCGCCTCGCGGGGCAGCGAGAGCCCGTGCTGCGACACGACAAGGTCGACGCGGCGCGCGTGCGGTTTCTGCGCCTCGATTCCCCCGAGCGCGGACGTCTCGTCGAGGAGGCGCGGGCCTTTCGGGAGGGACGGTTGAGCTCGCAGCGACGGAGCGTTTCCCGCATGCGGAGCGTTCCGGCGGGTGCCGCGATTGCCGCGGCCTTGGGCGCCGTGACCTTCCTGCCGAGCGACCTCGCGTACAGCACGCCGCCGCGGACCTCGGCCGAGCTGCTCGTGTCGGTCAAGCATCCGGGGCGCGCCGGCGACCAGTGCCGCAAGGTCAGCCCCGAGGAGCTGGCCAAGCTCCCGCCGCACATGCGCAGGCCCACGATCTGCGAGCGCGGCCGGGCGTCGGTGCGCGTCCGGGTCAGCGTGGACGGTCGGGTGCTGCTCGAGCGGCCCTTCGCCCCGCGGGGGATCTTCGGCGACGGCAACAGCATCGCCATCGAACGGTTCCCGGTGGCCTCGGGGAAGCACCGCGTGGTGGTGGAGCTCGGCGAGACCCGCGACCCCAAGGAGTGGAGCTTCCGCAGCGAAAAGGAGGTCACCTTCGAGGGCCTGGTCCGCCGCGTGGTGCTCTACGACCGGCTGGCGGGTTTCACGTGGCATTGA
- a CDS encoding alpha/beta hydrolase yields the protein MRRALPLCVATGCLTLLAGTASLRAEAPPRGYPSGRLEEHLRPAPRIEDRRVTVYLPPGYDAERVRRYPVLYLHDGQNLFSANAPYGGWAVQHTADRLLAAGRIEPVIVVGVESHGPRRMWDLTSCDDRRYGYRGGGAEAYLDFLEHDLKPWVDARYRTRAGPEDTAIGGSSLGGLVSLHAGLTRAHCFRRILAMSPSLWWNRHELEGRVRRAAELPPIAVYLDNGNFEDGRRGAERFRDLLQRKGLGYGERLWHWTEPAAEHTEAAWRERLWRGLEALFPSH from the coding sequence ATGCGACGGGCTCTCCCCCTCTGCGTTGCGACCGGCTGCCTGACTCTCCTCGCCGGCACGGCCTCGCTGCGCGCCGAGGCGCCCCCTCGAGGCTATCCGAGCGGGCGACTCGAGGAGCACCTCCGGCCGGCGCCGCGGATCGAGGACCGTCGGGTGACGGTCTACCTTCCACCCGGCTACGACGCCGAGCGCGTCCGTCGCTACCCGGTGCTCTACCTGCACGACGGACAGAACCTCTTCAGCGCGAACGCGCCCTACGGCGGCTGGGCCGTCCAGCACACGGCCGACCGGCTCCTCGCCGCCGGGCGCATCGAGCCCGTCATCGTCGTGGGGGTCGAGAGCCACGGCCCGCGGCGGATGTGGGACCTCACGAGCTGCGACGACCGACGCTACGGCTATCGCGGCGGCGGAGCGGAGGCCTACCTCGACTTTCTCGAGCACGACCTCAAGCCCTGGGTGGACGCACGCTACCGCACGCGAGCCGGGCCCGAGGACACGGCGATCGGCGGGTCTTCCCTCGGAGGGCTGGTCTCGCTCCACGCCGGGCTGACGCGCGCGCACTGCTTTCGGCGGATCCTCGCCATGTCCCCGTCGCTCTGGTGGAATCGGCACGAGCTCGAGGGCCGCGTGCGTCGGGCGGCCGAGCTGCCGCCGATCGCGGTCTACCTCGACAATGGGAACTTCGAGGACGGCCGCCGCGGCGCCGAGCGCTTTCGCGACCTCTTACAGCGCAAGGGTCTGGGCTACGGCGAGCGGCTCTGGCACTGGACCGAACCGGCGGCCGAGCACACCGAGGCCGCCTGGCGCGAGCGTCTCTGGCGCGGACTGGAGGCGCTCTTCCCGTCGCACTAG
- a CDS encoding sigma-54-dependent Fis family transcriptional regulator: MRRHSRILIVDDKRDLAQGVALILGEVSTEIRIAHSAEQALDLLEEAPADLMFADIKMPGMDGLGLLRRVREAYPRARVVLFTAYGTIESAVEAMKLGAYHYLTKPFSNDELLLIAQRALKELGDEDEIARLRAELEEKHDYCGIYTRDHRMLTVIDTLRRIAPSAASVLIRGESGTGKELVARALHCQSPRTDKPFVAFNAAAVPETLAEAELFGARKGAYTGSDRDRKGLFVEAEGGSLFIDELAGMPLSLQGKLLRVLQEREVLPVGASKPIPVDVRVVSALNVDPLKLVREGLLRKDLYYRLSVVRLHVPPLRERVEDIALLANLFLERLAREQGLGHRRLSPRAVRLLVSHDWPGNVRELQNVIERAALLARSDEIGPREIVLEDDDLDWEPGGEEGLSYEEAKRRVLEQFQRRYVERILAQSDGNISAAARGAGITRVALHRILKRLGVEAAGDGDDDPAG; this comes from the coding sequence ATGAGGAGACACTCGCGGATCTTGATCGTGGACGACAAGCGAGATCTCGCGCAGGGCGTGGCCCTGATCCTCGGGGAGGTCTCGACGGAGATACGGATCGCGCACAGCGCGGAGCAGGCGCTCGACCTGCTGGAGGAGGCCCCGGCGGACCTGATGTTCGCCGATATCAAGATGCCCGGGATGGACGGTCTCGGTCTCCTCCGGCGCGTGCGCGAGGCGTATCCGCGCGCGCGCGTGGTGCTCTTCACCGCCTACGGGACGATCGAGTCGGCCGTGGAGGCGATGAAGCTCGGCGCCTACCATTACCTCACGAAGCCTTTCTCCAACGACGAGCTCCTGCTCATCGCGCAGCGGGCACTCAAGGAGCTCGGCGACGAGGACGAGATCGCGCGCCTCCGGGCCGAGCTCGAGGAGAAGCACGACTACTGCGGCATCTACACGCGCGACCACCGCATGCTGACCGTGATCGACACGCTGCGGCGCATCGCCCCCTCGGCGGCGTCCGTGCTGATCCGCGGCGAGAGCGGGACCGGCAAGGAGCTCGTGGCCCGCGCGCTCCACTGCCAGAGCCCGCGCACCGACAAGCCCTTCGTGGCGTTCAATGCTGCGGCCGTGCCCGAGACGCTGGCCGAGGCCGAGCTCTTCGGCGCGAGGAAGGGCGCGTACACCGGCTCGGATCGCGACCGCAAGGGGCTCTTCGTCGAGGCCGAGGGGGGCTCGCTCTTCATCGATGAGCTGGCGGGGATGCCGCTCTCGCTGCAAGGCAAGCTCTTGCGCGTGCTGCAGGAGCGCGAGGTCCTGCCCGTCGGTGCGAGCAAGCCGATCCCGGTCGACGTGCGCGTGGTGAGCGCGCTCAACGTGGACCCCTTGAAGCTCGTCCGCGAGGGACTCCTGCGCAAGGACCTCTACTACCGGCTCTCCGTCGTGCGGCTCCACGTGCCGCCGCTGCGCGAGCGGGTGGAGGACATCGCGCTGCTCGCGAACCTCTTTCTCGAGCGGCTGGCGCGCGAGCAAGGGCTGGGCCACCGGCGCCTGTCCCCGCGGGCGGTGCGGCTCCTCGTCTCGCACGACTGGCCGGGGAACGTGCGCGAGCTCCAGAACGTGATCGAACGCGCGGCGCTCCTCGCGCGAAGCGACGAGATCGGCCCGCGCGAGATCGTCCTCGAAGACGACGACCTCGACTGGGAGCCGGGCGGCGAGGAGGGGCTCTCCTACGAGGAGGCCAAGCGGCGCGTGCTCGAGCAGTTCCAGCGGCGCTACGTCGAACGCATCCTGGCCCAGAGCGACGGGAACATCAGCGCGGCGGCTCGGGGGGCGGGGATCACGCGCGTCGCGCTGCACCGCATCCTGAAGCGGCTCGGCGTCGAGGCCGCGGGCGATGGAGACGACGACCCCGCCGGGTAG
- the cyoE gene encoding protoheme IX farnesyltransferase, translating into MGAERDTESSFLGDLLALTKPTITVTNVLMAAGGLWLSRTELSLATVVWTLIGTALAVAAANALNMLLEREGDGLMERTRGRPLPAGRLGAGVALGVGLGLSAGSIAALVLGTNLLTAGLGALALALYVLAYTPLKRRTPWALIVGAIPGAMPALMGWTAARGRIEAPGLVLLGVLFLWQLPHFIAIALLRREDYARAGIKTVPLVWGDRVARWHAAISAAALLSASLLLVPLGTAGRVYLVGASLLGAWLTVLAVQGLRATEGRPWDRRLFFASLAYLPGWMLVTLVDRLVG; encoded by the coding sequence ATGGGCGCTGAGCGAGACACGGAGAGCTCCTTCCTCGGGGATCTCCTCGCGCTCACCAAGCCCACGATCACGGTCACCAACGTGCTCATGGCGGCCGGGGGGCTCTGGCTCAGCCGCACCGAGCTCTCGCTTGCCACCGTCGTCTGGACCCTCATCGGCACCGCCCTCGCCGTGGCCGCCGCGAACGCGCTCAACATGCTCCTGGAGCGGGAGGGGGACGGGCTGATGGAGCGCACGCGCGGTCGCCCGCTCCCCGCGGGACGCCTCGGCGCGGGCGTCGCGCTCGGCGTGGGCCTCGGCCTGAGCGCCGGCTCCATCGCCGCGCTGGTCCTCGGCACGAACCTCCTCACCGCCGGGCTCGGCGCGCTGGCCCTCGCGCTCTACGTGCTGGCCTACACGCCGCTCAAGCGCCGCACCCCCTGGGCGTTGATCGTCGGCGCCATCCCGGGGGCCATGCCGGCGCTCATGGGCTGGACCGCCGCGCGCGGCCGCATCGAGGCCCCCGGACTCGTGCTCCTCGGCGTGCTCTTCCTCTGGCAGCTGCCGCACTTCATCGCCATCGCCCTCCTCCGGCGAGAGGACTACGCGCGCGCGGGGATCAAGACCGTGCCGCTCGTCTGGGGGGACCGCGTGGCGCGCTGGCACGCCGCGATCAGCGCCGCGGCGCTCTTGTCCGCGAGTCTGCTCCTCGTCCCCTTGGGGACCGCGGGACGCGTCTACCTCGTCGGCGCATCGCTGCTCGGAGCGTGGCTCACGGTGCTGGCCGTTCAGGGGCTGCGCGCCACCGAGGGGCGCCCGTGGGACCGGCGGCTCTTCTTCGCCTCGCTCGCCTACCTGCCGGGGTGGATGCTCGTCACCCTCGTGGATCGGCTCGTCGGCTGA
- a CDS encoding cbb3-type cytochrome c oxidase subunit I, with protein sequence MRKCDTTGLPVCLHAQRYIKLNAVFAVIFLLVGGIAALLLGLTRWPAVHLLPADWYYRMVTVHGLSMLIFWIIFMEIAILYFAGTTLLNSRLASKKIAALSFFLMLVGALMVETIIWMGKADVMMTSYAPLKAHPAFYLGIILFAVGAIFGVANFFGCLYIAKRDKTYEGSVPLVVFGATAAAIIAAVTLLHGAIVMIPTFLWSVGVLDKIDPAWYRITWWGLGHMSQQINVCAMVSVWYFLGTLTTGAKPLNQAVCRVAFMLYILFINLASAHHLLVDPGVGAGWKIWNTSYAMYLAVLASMIHGFTVPASVEVAMRGKGHDRGLFGWLAAAPWGNPGFSGFFLSLVIFGFLGGITGVTLGTQQINIIAHNTLRIPGHFHSTVVGGTTLAFMALAYYVVPLIFQKEYPAKALARIQPFLFAIGIVLVSVGMSFAGSYGVPRRHWDVEFSGAQLSAGFTSGAHLMLGLVGVGAILAFTALFIFIGLTVWAVFFGRSNAGRAMESWGEVKPATASAAPAAHGHDGHRTPGTMVLALVLLISFAVYYFANWKALADVWHVR encoded by the coding sequence ATGCGCAAGTGCGACACGACGGGGTTGCCCGTCTGTCTGCACGCGCAGCGCTACATCAAGCTCAACGCCGTCTTCGCGGTGATCTTCCTGCTCGTCGGGGGGATCGCCGCGCTTCTGCTCGGCCTCACCCGCTGGCCGGCCGTCCACCTGCTGCCCGCGGACTGGTACTACCGGATGGTGACCGTCCACGGTCTGAGCATGCTGATCTTCTGGATCATCTTCATGGAGATCGCCATCCTCTACTTCGCCGGCACGACGCTGCTCAACTCGCGTTTGGCCTCGAAAAAGATCGCCGCCCTCTCGTTCTTCCTCATGCTGGTCGGGGCCCTGATGGTCGAGACGATCATCTGGATGGGCAAGGCCGACGTGATGATGACCTCCTACGCGCCGCTCAAGGCCCATCCGGCCTTCTACCTCGGCATCATTCTCTTCGCGGTCGGTGCGATCTTCGGCGTGGCGAACTTCTTCGGCTGCCTCTACATCGCGAAGCGCGATAAGACCTACGAGGGCTCGGTGCCGCTCGTGGTCTTCGGCGCCACGGCTGCGGCGATCATCGCGGCGGTGACCCTGCTCCACGGCGCGATCGTGATGATCCCCACCTTCCTCTGGTCGGTCGGCGTCCTCGATAAGATCGATCCGGCGTGGTACCGCATCACCTGGTGGGGCCTCGGCCACATGTCGCAGCAGATCAACGTCTGCGCGATGGTCTCCGTGTGGTACTTCCTGGGCACGCTGACCACGGGGGCCAAGCCGCTCAACCAGGCGGTCTGCCGCGTGGCCTTCATGCTCTACATCCTCTTCATCAATCTCGCGTCGGCCCACCACCTCCTCGTGGACCCGGGCGTCGGCGCGGGCTGGAAGATCTGGAACACCTCGTACGCCATGTACCTCGCGGTCCTCGCCTCCATGATCCACGGCTTCACCGTGCCCGCCTCGGTCGAGGTGGCCATGCGCGGCAAGGGGCACGATCGCGGTCTCTTCGGCTGGCTGGCCGCCGCACCGTGGGGGAACCCGGGCTTTTCGGGCTTCTTCCTCTCGCTCGTGATCTTCGGCTTCCTCGGCGGCATCACCGGCGTGACCCTCGGAACGCAGCAGATCAACATCATCGCGCACAACACGCTGCGCATCCCGGGGCACTTCCACTCCACCGTCGTGGGCGGAACGACGCTGGCCTTCATGGCGCTGGCCTACTACGTGGTGCCGCTCATCTTCCAGAAGGAGTACCCGGCCAAGGCCCTGGCGCGCATTCAGCCCTTCCTCTTCGCCATCGGCATCGTGCTCGTCTCCGTGGGCATGTCGTTCGCCGGTTCGTACGGCGTTCCCCGCCGTCACTGGGACGTGGAGTTCTCGGGCGCGCAGCTTTCCGCCGGTTTCACCTCCGGCGCGCACCTGATGCTCGGCCTCGTCGGCGTTGGCGCGATCCTGGCCTTCACCGCGCTCTTCATCTTCATCGGGCTCACGGTGTGGGCGGTCTTCTTCGGCCGCTCGAACGCGGGGCGCGCGATGGAGAGCTGGGGCGAGGTCAAGCCGGCCACGGCGAGTGCGGCTCCTGCGGCGCACGGCCACGACGGGCATCGGACCCCGGGCACCATGGTGCTCGCGCTGGTGCTGCTCATCTCCTTCGCGGTCTACTACTTCGCCAACTGGAAGGCCCTGGCCGACGTCTGGCACGTGAGGTAG
- a CDS encoding cytochrome c oxidase subunit II: protein MSIHAPPADWFKAPSGGERVWIGLAVIWCLVLSAMMPYWHFKGKQNSTGESYSVKPMDFFNRVETFVKAGKVADEKGVPVVTAAPGSDIYLLGRMWQWHPILKIKKGQTYRLHVSSMDLQHGFSLMPLNMNFQVLPGYDHVLTITPTAAGDYPIICNEFCGIGHHLMTGKIIVEE, encoded by the coding sequence ATGAGCATTCATGCACCTCCAGCAGATTGGTTCAAGGCGCCCTCGGGCGGCGAACGGGTCTGGATCGGCCTCGCGGTGATCTGGTGTCTCGTGCTCTCCGCGATGATGCCGTACTGGCACTTCAAGGGAAAACAGAACAGCACGGGCGAGTCGTACAGCGTCAAGCCGATGGACTTCTTCAACCGCGTCGAGACCTTCGTGAAGGCCGGCAAGGTGGCCGACGAGAAGGGCGTCCCCGTGGTGACCGCCGCGCCGGGAAGCGACATCTACCTGCTCGGCCGGATGTGGCAGTGGCACCCGATTCTGAAGATCAAGAAGGGGCAGACCTACCGACTGCACGTCTCGTCGATGGACTTGCAGCACGGCTTCTCGCTCATGCCGTTGAACATGAACTTCCAGGTGCTGCCGGGCTACGATCACGTGCTCACCATCACCCCCACCGCCGCCGGCGACTATCCGATCATCTGCAACGAGTTCTGCGGCATCGGGCACCACCTGATGACCGGCAAGATCATCGTGGAGGAGTAG